The nucleotide sequence GGGCCTTTAAAAAGAATGCAACACAAGATTTTCCAGGAGGTCACCCATCCTAATATTACTCTTTTCCAAACACGCTTAACTTCGGAGTTATGATAGGATCCGATGCTTTAGTTCTGGTATGATCGCTTTGACATTGAAGTGTGACACGACTATTGGATGTTTGGATTTGCGACGGTTAGGCAGATCACTCTAAAATGAGATTTCAAAATCTTACAAAATATGATTTTTTTAACAGAAAAGCTCTGCAGCACTCTAGTGTTTCTCTCCTTCATCACAAGCACAACCTTCGGTTCCTCTCCTCTCATTCTTCTCCATCTCCAACCTCTCTCCCTAGAAGGGACTCGGGGGAGGTAGACCAGCCAAGCGGTGGGGACGATGAAGGACGGTGTTAGGGTTCTGACAACGATGGAGGTGGTCGGGCCAGGTCAAGGCACGGGcacccatggccatggcggcgctgaGAGGAGAAGGAGGCCGCCACGGAGCTCCGGCAAGACCCTACCGCACCGCGACGACGGCACATCagcagatgaagaagaacaacgaAGGAAACGAATCTGAGTGTTCGGACACTCAAGCACGCAATAGACAGAACCTTTTTTAAGTTCGTATATTCCTTGGATAAAGTACAATTTTACTTTTTTCTAAACGATACATTATTATGAGACAGAAACATTCGGTAACTCCAGTTTTCATTTTGGCCATTATTTTTCACACACAAGGAACAGAGACATGTTGCCATCATTCTGCATATATGGAGTATTTTTCGACTGAACTTCTTCGGACAACATATTACAGCATACTTTCTTCTGGGGAATCTCCCGCGCagaaacaaatttcataatcAGAACTATAAGACATTATTAcgaaaaataaatataatataatataatatacaaAAAGGGTCAGTGACACCTTCAGTGAGTCAAGTCTACCATCAGCATTTACTAGAACAATTTCTTTCCTCCAATTGGCACACCAATTGATTTTCATCCAAGTAATGACAAAACAGAGGAGGAAACAGATCTGTCTTGTTAGCAAGATTTTGTACATTGTACATGACAACTAATGTCTTGCTGATGAATCACAGCTGCTTCAAAGAATATTTTTAGATGATAATTACATTGGTGTCAGCAAAGGCTGGACCTCAACAGGGACTGATAGTACTCTAAGGTCTCTAGCCATAAATTAAGGCCGGCTTGAACGGGGAAAATTTGATGCAAGCGCCTAGTCCTAATTCAGAAACAGTGCCATAGCTATTTGTCAGAACTCTATACGAAGAGTAATTCTTGTTGCAGCAGTTGACCTTAGAATAGACAAGCCATATCATTTTGGCATCGTTAATCTTTCAACCTGTATGTGCCATCAAGGTCAAAGGGCTGAGTAAAGCTGCCTACATTCCTGGGCAACAACCTTGCTGAGGACAAGGCATGCTCCTCACTTGGGATGAGAGCTATAAGCAGCAGCCACCTCCACAATGGCGATTCAATACTTCAATCTAGTTCTAGATCAGAACTCCCAGACATTACATGTGATCAAGGAAGTGCCACAACAGAAGAAATGCTGCAAAATGGTGGTGCTGGGGAGTTGTTGGTCAGTAGTTACCTGATCACTCTACACATGTCAACTATTCACTTGACCCACTGTTTCTTGATGAATCTGCAGAATATTAATGGCCGCAGATAGTATAAGAAAAGGCATATTCATGCTTCATGATAAATGATCAAATATAAATAACAGGTCTCCAAATAAGACCTCGTGAACGACGCTTTCCCTCCATTGATTCTTTCTTCTCCTGACAGCTCTGGCAAAGGAATGGACCATCCCAGCGACGCAAGCTCCCAGGTTGTGATGAATCTTCATGTACAGATATCCCTTGGTTTGGCTTTAACTCTACTTGACAAATGGCACATATGAAGAGTTTGAACATATTTCGAACAGGGTATTCAGAATCCAGCCTGCATTCAACAATGACAAAATTGCAAAATTCATATTTACAATTCTGGTGCAAAATGTTGAAAATAAAATCAAGTTTCCATCTAATTGTACAAGACTTAATTATCAATATGAAATTAGGGAACCAACCGTCTAGAAAGAAGTGCACACCCATCCTCAAATATTTCCTCCACGTTATCTGGCTCCATATATTCTCTATCTGTATGGGAATGGGATGATGAATCCGATGATTTTTTCTTGCCGAACATATTTTTGAAGACACCAATCCCTGGTTGCTTTTTAGGATGTGGCATGCAAGGGTTGTTTTTTTCTACTATTATATCAACAACAATACAGGTGGTATCATCCCTCAGTCCTTTTGATTGCACAGCAGTCTGCAAAAGGTTTCAGATATGTAAATAAGAGTATCATTCAAGATTTATGGCTGCACATAGAAAGGAAGTTACTTTAACGATTTGCTCAGCTGCAGGCACCGGAGGAAGTTCACGTGAACAGTTAAAAGCTACTTCTGGAGACAAGGCATCCCAAACACCATCACTTGCAATAATAAGTCGGCCTCCCGCAGTAGATAGCTACACATATTAGGAGGCAGATTACGGTTTGAATGCTGAAGATATTGACATAGTGCTGAATAGCTACACATATTAGGAGAGAGATTAAGGTTTGAATGCCAATGCTATTGACATAATGCTGAATAATAACTCAACAAAATCACCTAGCTAATTGTGATTCTCTCAAAAAGGACAAGTAGAAAAGTAGGCAGTTTATGCAAGTGGCTTAGCATAACTACAAGGTACATAACCCAACATTGGTGGTAGAATGAAATATTCTTCACACTGCACACGGAAATAGTACTAGAGAAAATTGTGGTCATGTGAGAAGAGGTAGTTACCATAAGAAAATATAAGTTTTAACAAATGCAAAATGTTACACTAAGGCAAGAGACTTGGAGAAACAGTAACTTTATTAGTAATATAGGATTTACAGTAGAAAGGGTAAGCCATAAGATTTCAAAGCAAACTAAGTACAGTCCTGCAAAGCTGATGTGAAGAATTAAACAATGCATACCTTTACTTGCTTCACAAGAGGAACTGGAACAATAAATTCACCAACATCTTGATCTCCAATTGACCTTGATAGGCACAAACCTCCAGGCCAACACCTAAGGGGGCCAATCTGGAGGTAAGAAAATTAAATATAGGTCAAGCAGgttgaaagaaaaaaaacaaagagcACTTAACCAAAAAATCCAAAATCATAGCCTGCTCATGGTGTTAACCCTCCTATCCTACCACCTGAAAGGGGCCACTCTACCACCTTTCCTTCTTCCCACTCTATACCCTTGCACCACCACCCCTTCCCTCCACCCACATGGCACATGCACTCGCCTCCCTGCCACTCCTACAATTAATGATGGACGCAACGCTCCTTATAGACATAATGATCAAGGTTTTCACATTGACTATTGGTACTTGGTAGAACACTTTAGATCAGGTTCAAAAGCTATTTCTTGATTTAACATAAAATGAAGGGCTGAATTCAAAGCTCAGATATGTGAAAAACAAAAGGCAAGCATAATTGcataaaacatgcatatgcaactagAAGCCACCTAAACTAGTTGTCGATGTAATATTAGAACTGCATGAAGCACATCCAACTATTACGTGACATGATTAGAACTTGCATGTCATATTGGATATTCATGCACTGAATTTAAGCAATATGAGCAACATGATCATTCCTCAGCATTAGCTAACAAGAAAAAATATGAGCGAAGTTCAAACCTCAGCACCACCAACAACATTTAGCCTTCCCACATCACCTCCACATTCTGTTACACGATCAACCCTGCACATAAAAAAATAAGTTAAAGGAGCAAAGAGGTTGCCATGAGAAAGGGGAAGGGATGTGCATCAGGAGAAACAATCTTACTCCTCTTTACTTGCATCAAATCGATGATCAGAGGATAAATGATAAATTGAACCTTCAGCTTGTAGTACACAACGGGAATCGCCTACTGATGCAACAGTGATGACCAATCCATCTATTATGACAAATGTCACAGTTGTCCCTGAAGAACGTGCTGTAACAGACAACCAAATAGATATAGTAATGAGTAAAGCTGGTTCGGGTCATAGGAATCCATGGTAAAACATATGGCAGTATAATCTAGTAGTAGGAAATCTACTTCCTTTTGATGTTAGTAAGATTAAGAGATGTGTTATCTCGAATATGTTGTGTATGTATGACAATGGCGATAGGCACAATAACATCGGAAATTATGGTATGACATCTCAATCTTCTTTATCTTGTCCACAAGGAAATTATGGCATATGGTGATAGACAAGGAAAAGAACCTGGATGGCTAGACAAGTTCATCGATACAACACATAAATATTAGTCGATGCTGCGTCACTTTTTGTATCACACACCTTTAGTCTGGAAATCTTTATCGGTTTTGACGAATGCAGCAACCAGCGCTCTTGGGAGTGCAGCAAGCCAGTCTTCCCTGTTGAGATCAGCAGGGATCGCGCTCAAGACGTTGTTCAAGAGATTCTCCTTGGTGTAAATCGCCGCTCCATTCCCATTATGCCCATCAAACAGCTGCAACAAAGCGACAGCTCCATTCCCATTATGTAAACACTTTTAACCACCTGCTAGTAACGGCATTTATGTATACATCAATGGGAGTAGACCGTAAAGGGTCGTCACGGATGTTCCATACCAAGGACAAGTAAAATACGCCCCAAAATGGCAAAATCAGAGCTCATGTTTCGCACCAGACGAATTCTAATTACCGCACCCACCTATCCCCAAATACGAAATTCACCCTGAAACCTATGATTTTTGGCGCACCCAGCCGATCGCGCATCGCCACCCCACCTAGATGCCCCCAGGCCAGGCAGGGCAGCGATCCACGTGACGCCAGATCGGGGGCGGCGATCGCGGCGGGAGGGGGAGAGATGAAgagaagaggggggggggggggggggggggggggggggagtgggCGTGCGCTTACGCCGAAggcggagaaggaggaggacgGGACGCCGGGGACGCGCTCGCATTCGGGCTTGAGGAAGGTGAAGTCCTCGCCTTTCTTGGCCTGGCTGAAGAGGCCCGAGTGCAGCTCCGGGCGCTCCGACGCGGTGCGCTCGCTGGCGACCTCCCGCCTGAGCAGCACGGCCAGCGGCACCGCGGCGCCTCCCCCctggctgctgccgccgccgcccgtggACCCCGAGCGCGAAGACATCTCCCCGCCGGacaggccgccgccgctgcaaccACCGCCGCGGCGCCGAATCCGGTGTGCAGGCGAGCGAGCGAGGCGGGCGGTCCCCGTGCCTCTCACGCCCCTTTTGGTGCGGTGCCTTTTTTGGGGAGgcgaggagagggagggagaggagggtggtggtgcgaggaagaggaagagaggagaggggagagtggTCGGATGGGTCACATGGGAGGGGAAGAGAATTTGGAGGAGTACGGGACGCGGAAATCCAGCCCGCCACGCGCATTGCACAATTTCGGCAAAGGTAGGCAGCCCGACCGGccgagcagaggaggaggagggccctCCGTTTTTTCTTTGAACGGCTCCGGGTACAAAGTACAAAGGCGACTGTCATGATCCATACATATGCACGCGTCAGGATTGGTTTCACTGCGTAAATTCAAATCCCTCTGGCCATGAACGATGACACGCGTTAGCGTTACCGACGAGGCATGCATGTGTTTACCTACTCCAGTACGAGAAGTTCTATCGGTAATCAGTTGAAAATTTGCATAAATATACTCAACCCACGGCAACAGGgacgtagccagcggtggagCTAGGGGCTACCCATTCTGAGCACGTGGAGTTTTTCTAAGTtctctcttaaaattttatacatacatgtattaggtaggagaggCTAagattaagagaagataaaaaaaactctattcttttgttcagccccttctaaatttttttctggcttcgtcgcTGCACGGCAACCATCCACAACGCTCTTCAATCTACCTTTTTTGACACGCCTAGGTGCGGACAAAATTAACCGAGAACTGAACCAATAACAGAAACATAAACTGCAAGAATCGAAACCGAAATATTCAGTCCCTACTTTCAACTAAACGAATTTCACTCGGTTAATTCGGTACTCGTCCcggttgaaaaaaaaaacaagatttTCAAAGAAGCCCATACAAACATGCGGTCCGACTAACTCATTACATAAATAGTACCTAAACACCCCACTCCACATCCCCAACCAATCCCACCTTCTCCCGATCGTTGTCTCTTTCGTCTTCACTGCTCATTCAGCCAAGTTCTCCACGGCTCCTTCCTCGGTATGGTAGTGCCTACGTGGGTACGCCCCCGCAACTCCTTCCCCAGTCCCCACGACAGCGGCAATGCACCAGCGGCGCGCGTGGCGAGGCATGCAAGAGCGCGGGGCATGGAGGCAAGGCGGGAGGCGGCCTGGCAGCGCGGCAGCATGGAGACAAGGCGAGTCGTGGCAAGACGATGCAGAAGTGCTTGGCGGCGTCCCCCCTCTCCACCAGCAATGACACGACCCTTCTAGCGGGCACGAGTGGAGGTGACGGCAGCGCACCCCTCCAGCAACCAGCGACGGCcgctttttctctttttttcttatttcctttctttttctctttcctttttcttGGATTGGTAAACCTATACAAGAACTCGATTAGTTCGGTTATGACCGGAACTGAACAAAAAAactaaaaccaatttttactgaTTCCTATTGTTGAAAAGAATCAATCGTTCCCTGATTCCTAAGAAACCGAATTTTCTAGAAATCGAAGAACTGAATCGATTGGTTTATGATAACTGAATGCCCACCCTTGCCGCCACTGGTATCACATACGGTCGAGAGGAAAGGTGATGTTTAGCGTAAAGAGCAAGTCATCTATGGCACAAATTCCACCCATTTTCATCTGTACCACCTTGTAGGATCGAGATGGCCAACTAGAGGGAGGTGAACagttaattctaaaaaaaattaatCAAGGCTAGCCAATTTTAATGCTGAAGTAAACTAACAGTCTAGTCTTCACTGCACCCTTCTATCTAAATTTGCTAGCCCCCTAATAAAAGATTGAGCTAGTAAGCAAGTGGGCTACTAAAAAGTGCatatagccctttagtgggttttggtggatTGACTGACAACACAATTAAATGTCTAACAAGTTTGTAAACTTGATGGTATTCCACATAGTGTTGAAATAAATGTCAAATTGTGTATTGTTATGTTAAAAGATTATGAAAAACAACCTAGTTTAAACAAAAAAGATAACAATGAAAATGGAGTTGATGAAATGGCTACT is from Miscanthus floridulus cultivar M001 chromosome 7, ASM1932011v1, whole genome shotgun sequence and encodes:
- the LOC136467194 gene encoding probable protein phosphatase 2C 15, whose translation is MSSRSGSTGGGGSSQGGGAAVPLAVLLRREVASERTASERPELHSGLFSQAKKGEDFTFLKPECERVPGVPSSSFSAFGLFDGHNGNGAAIYTKENLLNNVLSAIPADLNREDWLAALPRALVAAFVKTDKDFQTKARSSGTTVTFVIIDGLVITVASVGDSRCVLQAEGSIYHLSSDHRFDASKEEVDRVTECGGDVGRLNVVGGAEIGPLRCWPGGLCLSRSIGDQDVGEFIVPVPLVKQVKLSTAGGRLIIASDGVWDALSPEVAFNCSRELPPVPAAEQIVKTAVQSKGLRDDTTCIVVDIIVEKNNPCMPHPKKQPGIGVFKNMFGKKKSSDSSSHSHTDREYMEPDNVEEIFEDGCALLSRRLDSEYPVRNMFKLFICAICQVELKPNQGISVHEDSSQPGSLRRWDGPFLCQSCQEKKESMEGKRRSRDSSRNSGSSE